The following proteins are co-located in the Legionella busanensis genome:
- a CDS encoding winged helix-turn-helix transcriptional regulator, whose product MKKKMIQKIPPLKAATMVETIFGCKWSLTVYSLLREGIKRPGEMVRSVDGLSTKVLNQCLRKNVEFGLLKKIVFNETPPRVEYIVTPLGENFLKILDNIEELNKQLTLDI is encoded by the coding sequence ATGAAAAAAAAGATGATTCAAAAAATTCCTCCTCTTAAAGCTGCTACTATGGTTGAAACTATTTTCGGTTGTAAATGGTCACTTACGGTATATTCTCTATTAAGAGAGGGAATTAAAAGACCCGGTGAAATGGTACGAAGTGTCGATGGTCTCTCAACCAAAGTCTTAAACCAATGCTTAAGAAAAAATGTGGAGTTTGGTCTTTTAAAAAAGATAGTTTTTAATGAAACACCGCCCAGGGTTGAGTATATAGTTACCCCCTTAGGAGAAAATTTTTTGAAAATTTTAGATAACATTGAAGAATTAAATAAACAACTCACGCTTGATATTTAG
- a CDS encoding type II toxin-antitoxin system RelE family toxin — MITEVLITKQALKDLKHTPKHLQEKFRAWLVAIYGNKKSPANMFNMHQLNIAFNAIDLRPINLPPAGIKRN, encoded by the coding sequence GTGATTACCGAAGTTCTAATAACAAAGCAGGCGCTTAAAGATTTAAAACATACACCTAAACATTTACAAGAAAAATTTCGAGCATGGCTAGTAGCGATTTACGGAAATAAAAAGAGCCCTGCCAATATGTTCAACATGCATCAACTCAATATTGCTTTTAATGCGATTGACCTCAGACCTATAAATTTGCCACCAGCTGGGATTAAAAGGAACTAA
- a CDS encoding histidine phosphatase family protein: MKNKILSILLIYLTLPCTYAFSEEKILFSIDLIRHGDRTPITEIPNYPHQWQEGLGELTKTGINQEIQLGKKLRQKYVDQLHLLPDQYNPASIYIRSTHIKRAIMSADSCLFGLYPSNKRTLLNQKITPEIIPASQDNLLMVKPSKNIFSLGKLFYITQKSWILKTYKIKDKLTNWSKQTGIKLNNFKQLASLGDNLYIRQLHHIPLPPGINNTDAKEIISLSKWALINYFKLKEVTYPTGHEFIKTANNYFYQTIQTKSPLKYVLYSAHDSSIMSVMTTLGVPLNDIPPYAANLNFSLFQNKDKYYVRVSYNDKLVSVPGCENDYCTLAQFKKIAP, from the coding sequence ATGAAAAATAAAATTTTATCTATCTTACTAATTTATTTAACCTTACCTTGCACCTATGCTTTTTCAGAGGAAAAGATCCTATTTTCAATAGATTTAATTCGTCATGGTGATCGAACGCCTATTACTGAAATCCCAAATTATCCTCACCAATGGCAAGAAGGGTTAGGAGAATTAACTAAAACAGGAATAAATCAAGAAATTCAATTAGGTAAAAAATTACGCCAAAAATATGTAGACCAATTACATCTGCTACCAGATCAGTATAATCCAGCTAGTATTTATATTCGCTCTACCCATATTAAACGGGCAATAATGAGTGCTGACTCATGCCTTTTTGGATTATATCCGTCTAATAAAAGAACTTTATTAAACCAAAAGATAACACCTGAAATTATTCCGGCAAGTCAAGATAACTTGCTTATGGTAAAACCAAGCAAAAATATTTTTTCTTTAGGAAAGCTTTTTTATATAACACAAAAAAGTTGGATATTAAAAACTTATAAGATTAAAGATAAGCTGACCAATTGGAGTAAACAAACGGGGATTAAACTTAATAATTTTAAACAACTAGCGTCGTTAGGGGATAATCTTTATATTCGACAGCTACACCATATTCCTCTACCTCCAGGAATAAATAATACAGATGCTAAAGAAATTATCTCATTATCAAAATGGGCACTCATTAATTATTTTAAATTAAAAGAAGTCACTTATCCGACTGGGCATGAATTTATTAAAACAGCTAACAATTATTTTTATCAAACTATTCAAACTAAATCGCCCCTAAAATACGTTTTGTATTCTGCTCACGATAGCTCAATTATGAGTGTTATGACTACCTTAGGTGTTCCCTTAAATGATATTCCACCTTATGCTGCTAATCTTAATTTTTCTCTTTTTCAGAATAAAGATAAGTATTATGTAAGAGTTAGTTACAATGATAAATTAGTTAGCGTTCCAGGCTGTGAAAACGATTATTGTACGCTTGCACAATTTAAAAAAATTGCGCCATAA